The following coding sequences lie in one Thermomicrobium sp. 4228-Ro genomic window:
- a CDS encoding FAD-dependent oxidoreductase, with amino-acid sequence MGAAWPARAEAERAAQLLRDQFPSVFGHARLRRLGYPGIRQTRTIVGRTSLSADDILAGRRFPDAIARAAWPVELHDSAADYRWQPLPDSHSYTVPYGALLPAELSNVLAVGRCIDADPVALSSVRVMGPCAAMGVAAAHAADLALLSGRDFATVDIASLQRRLAPNLGDS; translated from the coding sequence CTGGGGGCAGCCTGGCCGGCTCGCGCCGAGGCCGAGCGTGCAGCCCAGCTCCTCCGTGATCAGTTTCCCAGCGTGTTCGGACATGCTCGCCTTCGCCGGCTGGGCTATCCTGGCATCCGGCAGACACGCACCATCGTCGGCCGGACGAGTCTGAGCGCGGACGACATCCTCGCTGGGCGACGTTTTCCGGACGCGATCGCCCGCGCCGCCTGGCCGGTCGAATTGCATGACTCGGCCGCCGACTACCGCTGGCAACCGCTGCCGGACAGCCACTCCTACACCGTCCCGTACGGTGCACTGCTTCCGGCGGAACTCAGCAATGTCCTCGCGGTCGGCCGTTGCATCGACGCCGATCCAGTCGCCCTCTCGAGCGTGCGCGTGATGGGTCCCTGCGCTGCCATGGGCGTCGCAGCTGCGCACGCCGCTGATCTGGCGCTGCTGAGCGGACGAGACTTCGCAACCGTCGATATCGCCTCCCTGCAGCGACGCCTCGCTCCCAACCTCGGCGACAGCTGA
- a CDS encoding catechol 2,3-dioxygenase, with protein MSTNGYPEPLFEVAQLAHVEIYTPDLDGTLWFFKDLLGLEETERVGDSVYLRAYEDWYHHTLKVTKREKPGLGHVAWRTTSPQALERRVRALEEAGLGEGWIAGDRGHGRAYRFHTPDGHPMELLWEVEYYKTPAEAKTKLINRPQRRPLRGIPVRRIDHVNLLASDVTQNKQFLMDLLGFRLRENIQLNNGREAGAWLSVSPLVHEIAFMMDQSGAKGRLHHVCYWYGYPQHLSDIADVFSEVGIKIEAGPGKHGISQAMFMYVIEPGGNRVELFGDAGYLIFDPAWQPITWREEELDKGIIWFGSPLPAEFFLYGTPPVEAAEPARADD; from the coding sequence ATGAGCACGAACGGCTATCCGGAACCGCTCTTCGAGGTCGCGCAACTCGCCCACGTCGAGATCTACACCCCCGATCTCGACGGTACTCTCTGGTTCTTCAAGGACCTCCTCGGCCTGGAGGAGACCGAGCGGGTCGGCGACTCGGTCTACCTGCGCGCCTACGAGGACTGGTACCACCACACCCTCAAGGTCACCAAGCGGGAGAAGCCCGGCCTGGGCCACGTCGCCTGGCGCACCACCTCCCCGCAGGCGCTCGAGCGCCGCGTCCGCGCCCTCGAGGAAGCCGGCCTCGGCGAGGGCTGGATCGCGGGAGACCGCGGCCACGGCCGCGCCTACCGCTTCCACACCCCAGACGGCCACCCGATGGAGCTCCTCTGGGAGGTCGAGTACTACAAGACGCCCGCCGAGGCCAAGACCAAGCTGATCAACCGGCCCCAGCGCCGCCCCTTGCGCGGTATCCCGGTCCGCCGCATCGACCATGTCAACCTGCTGGCCAGCGACGTGACGCAAAACAAGCAATTCCTGATGGACCTCCTCGGCTTCCGCTTGCGCGAGAACATCCAGCTCAACAACGGCCGGGAAGCCGGCGCCTGGCTCTCGGTCAGCCCGCTGGTGCACGAGATCGCCTTCATGATGGACCAGTCCGGCGCCAAGGGCCGGCTCCACCACGTCTGCTACTGGTACGGCTACCCGCAGCACCTCTCCGACATCGCCGATGTGTTCAGCGAAGTCGGGATCAAGATCGAGGCGGGACCGGGCAAGCACGGGATCTCGCAAGCGATGTTCATGTACGTCATCGAGCCGGGCGGCAACCGGGTCGAGCTCTTCGGCGATGCCGGGTACCTCATTTTCGACCCGGCCTGGCAGCCGATCACCTGGCGGGAAGAGGAGCTGGACAAGGGAATCATCTGGTTCGGTTCCCCGCTGCCAGCCGAGTTCTTCCTCTACGGCACCCCACCGGTCGAGGCTGCCGAACCCGCCCGCGCCGACGACTGA
- a CDS encoding tautomerase family protein: MPMLEILIAREQPLPVETKRAFAREAVEIFREVLGTQPGRLRLVFFELKPEDTLAVLDEPAAQASAREPSG; this comes from the coding sequence ATGCCGATGCTCGAGATCCTGATCGCCCGGGAACAGCCGCTGCCGGTGGAGACCAAGCGCGCCTTCGCCCGCGAGGCAGTCGAGATCTTCCGGGAGGTGCTCGGCACCCAGCCCGGCCGCTTGCGCCTCGTTTTCTTCGAACTGAAGCCAGAGGATACGCTGGCTGTCCTCGACGAGCCAGCAGCGCAGGCATCGGCCCGCGAACCCAGCGGCTGA
- a CDS encoding ABC transporter permease produces the protein MAERGAALEHVAVRRRRWVPRAGAKTEAAAQILSPIVLLLLWEVAARVGWVDQRFFPAPSAIVRAFWEAVTTGVLLHHLKITLWRVVLGTIIGGVPAVLIGLAMGLWRWLRLTLDPIIAATYPLPKSALFPLLLLIFGLGEGSKVSMVAIGVFYLAVTNAMEGVLAISPVYFDVAKTFGARRWDVIRTVALPGAMPLVLAGLRLGVGTGLILGVLAEMLGARDGLGYLLWSAWQTFSVSSLWATLFVTAILGFVSVQLVDFLRKVLVPWQRTSGRT, from the coding sequence ATGGCAGAGCGAGGCGCGGCCTTGGAGCACGTGGCCGTGCGGCGCCGACGCTGGGTGCCGCGGGCCGGAGCCAAGACGGAGGCAGCGGCGCAAATCCTGTCACCGATCGTGCTGCTCCTGCTCTGGGAGGTGGCGGCGCGGGTGGGCTGGGTCGACCAGCGCTTCTTCCCGGCGCCGAGCGCGATCGTGCGGGCTTTCTGGGAGGCAGTGACCACCGGTGTCCTCCTCCATCACCTGAAGATCACGCTGTGGCGGGTGGTTCTGGGGACGATTATCGGGGGCGTGCCGGCGGTCTTGATCGGGCTGGCGATGGGCTTGTGGCGCTGGCTCCGGTTGACGCTCGACCCGATCATCGCGGCGACCTACCCACTGCCCAAGAGTGCGTTGTTTCCCTTGCTGCTCCTGATCTTTGGTCTGGGCGAGGGATCGAAGGTGTCGATGGTGGCGATCGGTGTCTTCTACCTTGCCGTGACCAACGCGATGGAAGGCGTACTGGCGATCAGCCCGGTCTATTTCGACGTGGCCAAGACGTTCGGGGCCAGGCGGTGGGACGTGATCCGGACAGTCGCGCTGCCGGGAGCGATGCCGCTGGTGCTGGCGGGACTCCGGCTCGGGGTCGGGACCGGGTTGATCCTCGGGGTGTTGGCGGAGATGCTGGGTGCACGCGATGGCCTCGGCTATCTCCTGTGGAGCGCCTGGCAAACGTTCTCGGTCTCCTCGCTCTGGGCGACCTTGTTCGTGACAGCGATTCTCGGCTTCGTCAGCGTGCAGCTGGTCGATTTCTTGCGGAAAGTGCTGGTACCCTGGCAGCGGACGAGTGGGCGGACATGA
- a CDS encoding ABC transporter ATP-binding protein, producing MHEAAQEPGTASTAHRDVVVRVTDVVKHFQHGRRQLRALDRVSFELREGRFLVIVGPSGCGKTTLLRILAGLERQDSGEVWMRPSRDGHPPFAMVFQEQSVFPWMTVRDNVAYGLKLRRVRGREVEERVGHWIRKVGLAGFERAYPHQLSGGMKQRVSIARAFAVDPDVLLMDEPFSALDEQMRTILQQEVSTLCEEQQKTVIFVTHSIDEAITLGDEVLVMTHRPGQVKRLIPIPFPRPRDVVEVRADPRYGELYEEIWGSIAEEVRRGPRED from the coding sequence ATGCACGAAGCTGCACAGGAGCCGGGTACGGCGTCGACCGCGCACCGTGACGTCGTCGTGCGCGTGACGGACGTCGTGAAGCATTTCCAGCATGGGCGACGCCAGCTGCGCGCGCTCGACCGCGTGAGTTTCGAGCTGCGCGAGGGGCGGTTCCTGGTCATCGTTGGGCCGAGCGGCTGCGGGAAGACGACGCTCCTCCGGATCCTCGCCGGTCTCGAGCGGCAGGACAGCGGTGAGGTCTGGATGCGGCCGAGCCGGGACGGGCATCCGCCGTTCGCGATGGTCTTCCAGGAGCAGTCGGTGTTCCCCTGGATGACGGTGCGCGACAACGTTGCCTATGGTCTCAAGCTGCGGCGAGTCCGGGGGCGCGAGGTCGAGGAGCGGGTGGGGCACTGGATCCGCAAGGTGGGACTGGCCGGGTTCGAGCGCGCCTACCCGCATCAGCTCTCGGGCGGCATGAAGCAGCGCGTCTCGATCGCCCGGGCCTTCGCAGTCGATCCGGACGTGCTCCTCATGGACGAGCCGTTCTCGGCTCTCGACGAGCAGATGCGGACGATCCTGCAGCAGGAGGTGTCGACGCTCTGCGAAGAGCAGCAGAAGACGGTGATCTTCGTCACCCACTCGATCGACGAGGCGATCACGCTCGGGGACGAGGTGCTGGTGATGACGCACCGGCCGGGGCAGGTGAAGCGCCTCATTCCGATTCCGTTCCCTCGGCCGCGGGACGTGGTGGAGGTGCGGGCCGATCCGCGCTATGGGGAGCTGTACGAAGAGATCTGGGGCTCGATCGCGGAGGAAGTGCGACGCGGGCCACGGGAGGACTGA
- the larC gene encoding nickel pincer cofactor biosynthesis protein LarC, with amino-acid sequence MRVAVIDPFSGASGDMLLGAQVDAGLAVDELATRLATSLALEGYRLVAETVVRQGLRGTRVQVVVERDQPSRDWAEIRRLLNESALPPRVEERALAVFQRLAEAEARVHGVPVERVHFHEVGAVDSIVDIVGVVWGFELLGVEAIACGPLPMSRGWVETTHGRLPVPAPATAALLAEAAAPTVPVDIEAELVTPTGAALLVTLAHFQRPAFRPERVGYGFGARELPWPNALRLWIGETTSVPPEPEPAELLLQANLDDMNPQFVEPLVERLFAAGALDVYLTPIVMKRSRPAVEVSVICRASDRPWIEQVFFEHSTTFGVRAIALDRTKLERRIVSVATRWGEVAVKLKIHGGRVIDAVPEYRDCLAIHQATGVPIREVWDEAHRIAGAWIGRVLTDEAAESR; translated from the coding sequence ATGCGTGTCGCGGTCATCGATCCGTTTTCGGGGGCGAGCGGCGACATGCTGCTCGGTGCGCAGGTCGATGCCGGGCTCGCGGTCGATGAGCTGGCGACGCGGCTCGCGACGTCGCTCGCCCTCGAAGGGTACCGGCTGGTCGCCGAGACGGTCGTCCGGCAGGGACTGCGCGGCACCCGTGTTCAGGTCGTCGTCGAGCGTGACCAACCGTCGCGCGACTGGGCGGAGATCCGCAGGTTGCTGAACGAATCGGCGCTTCCACCACGCGTCGAGGAGCGAGCACTCGCCGTCTTCCAACGGCTGGCCGAGGCGGAAGCGCGCGTCCATGGTGTGCCGGTCGAGCGGGTGCACTTCCACGAGGTCGGTGCGGTCGACTCGATCGTCGACATCGTGGGAGTCGTCTGGGGCTTCGAACTGCTGGGGGTGGAAGCGATCGCCTGTGGGCCGTTGCCGATGAGCCGGGGCTGGGTCGAGACGACCCACGGGAGACTGCCGGTGCCAGCGCCAGCGACGGCGGCGCTGCTGGCCGAAGCGGCTGCACCGACCGTACCGGTGGACATCGAAGCGGAGCTGGTGACACCCACCGGAGCGGCGCTGCTGGTGACGCTCGCCCACTTCCAACGGCCAGCGTTCCGTCCCGAGCGGGTCGGGTACGGCTTCGGCGCGCGCGAGCTGCCCTGGCCCAATGCGCTCCGGCTCTGGATCGGCGAGACCACGAGCGTGCCGCCGGAACCGGAGCCGGCCGAACTCCTCCTCCAGGCGAACCTCGACGACATGAATCCGCAGTTCGTCGAGCCGCTCGTCGAACGGCTCTTCGCGGCGGGGGCGCTGGACGTCTATCTCACGCCGATCGTCATGAAACGGTCACGCCCGGCAGTGGAGGTGAGCGTGATTTGCCGGGCGAGCGACCGGCCCTGGATCGAGCAGGTCTTCTTCGAGCACTCGACGACGTTCGGTGTACGCGCGATCGCGCTCGATCGGACGAAGCTGGAGCGCCGCATCGTGAGCGTGGCGACACGTTGGGGCGAGGTCGCGGTGAAACTGAAGATCCACGGTGGGCGGGTGATCGACGCGGTGCCCGAATACCGCGACTGCCTCGCCATCCACCAGGCGACGGGAGTTCCGATCCGCGAGGTGTGGGACGAGGCGCATCGGATCGCCGGAGCGTGGATCGGTCGGGTGCTCACGGACGAGGCAGCCGAATCGCGGTGA
- the rlmN gene encoding 23S rRNA (adenine(2503)-C(2))-methyltransferase RlmN has product MHDARSATTERPRTGRPRTLHDFRLAELEAWVVERGYPRYRARQLYHWAYQQLALDYGVMSVLPKAMRQELQETLPITNLVEVRRRVTDDGETIKFLFRTEDEHFVETVLMFYPDRTTVCVSCQIGCAVGCSFCATGLSGLIRNLTPGEMVSQVVYAARVARERQRRLSNIVVMGMGEPFQNYDAVLRFVAIVNDRQGLGIGTRHITLSTAGMVPFIDRLAEEPYQVKLAVSLHAPNDGLRSQLVPLNRRWPVDELLAACRRYVAKTGRRVTFEYVLIDGLNDDEKTAAELARKLRGLLCHVNLIPYNPTPAAPLYRRPAPERIERFRAVLEHYGIPATVRYSRGVEIAAACGQLRAHEEARRGRRLPAVAGQ; this is encoded by the coding sequence ATGCACGACGCCCGATCGGCGACAACAGAGCGTCCTCGGACGGGGCGGCCGCGCACGCTCCACGACTTTCGGCTGGCTGAACTGGAAGCGTGGGTCGTCGAGCGTGGGTACCCGCGCTACCGCGCCCGGCAACTCTACCACTGGGCCTACCAGCAACTCGCGCTCGACTACGGGGTCATGAGCGTTCTGCCGAAAGCGATGCGGCAAGAACTGCAGGAGACCTTGCCAATCACGAACCTGGTCGAGGTGCGGCGGCGGGTGACTGACGACGGCGAGACGATCAAGTTCCTCTTCCGGACGGAGGACGAGCACTTCGTCGAGACAGTCCTCATGTTCTACCCCGACCGTACGACTGTCTGCGTCTCCTGTCAGATCGGCTGCGCGGTCGGTTGTAGCTTCTGCGCGACCGGGCTTTCCGGCTTGATCCGCAACCTCACGCCTGGGGAGATGGTGAGCCAGGTGGTCTATGCCGCGCGGGTCGCGCGCGAGCGGCAGCGGCGCCTGTCGAATATCGTCGTCATGGGGATGGGAGAGCCGTTCCAGAACTACGATGCAGTGCTGCGCTTCGTCGCGATCGTCAACGATCGACAGGGACTGGGAATCGGGACGCGGCACATCACGCTCTCGACTGCCGGCATGGTGCCGTTCATCGACCGGCTGGCCGAGGAGCCGTATCAGGTCAAGCTGGCTGTCTCGCTCCACGCGCCGAACGACGGACTGCGCTCGCAGCTGGTGCCGCTCAACCGGCGCTGGCCGGTCGACGAGCTGCTCGCGGCCTGTCGCCGGTATGTCGCGAAAACCGGGCGGCGCGTCACGTTCGAGTATGTCCTGATCGACGGCCTGAACGACGACGAGAAGACGGCTGCGGAGCTCGCCCGGAAGCTGCGTGGCCTGCTGTGCCATGTCAACCTGATCCCCTACAACCCGACCCCCGCAGCGCCGCTCTACCGGCGTCCTGCTCCGGAGCGGATCGAACGCTTTCGCGCTGTTCTCGAGCACTACGGCATTCCGGCTACGGTACGGTACTCGCGTGGTGTGGAGATCGCCGCTGCCTGCGGGCAGCTCCGGGCGCACGAAGAAGCGCGGCGAGGACGCCGCTTGCCGGCTGTGGCCGGACAGTGA
- a CDS encoding PrsW family intramembrane metalloprotease: protein MERRASGSPIWPLIIGCTSVLALTGLCCVVAIVLVGTSWAAFLVGGALALLLAPFAALYLIALDPLEHEPPWLLGLAFAWGAGVATLSGALGTAALEVSTGATLGLSTEVRDAIGSVVFAPLSEEIAKGAFVLLLFLAARHEFDDVVDGIVYGGLAGLGFAVVEDWLYYADEFLRGGLAGAGSLFLVRGILTGFGHPLYTALTGLGIGLAAQARSAAARWLVLPSGLLVAVLLHALWNGAVTLAQADESGALAVAVLLGYPAGVLLPGAIGLAVIAFVQARRRSRDVRRFLAEAVQRGLADPEDLETVTRPWRRRGRQLSYLVRYGFRAFWLRRRLDIALVDWAYRCWHRARGERLPRYLAAFEAEALEARIRQLRVQLDAAVGRPAR, encoded by the coding sequence ATGGAGCGACGAGCGAGTGGGTCACCGATCTGGCCGCTGATCATTGGGTGCACGAGTGTCCTGGCGCTCACTGGGCTCTGCTGCGTCGTCGCTATCGTCCTCGTGGGAACGTCATGGGCAGCCTTTCTCGTGGGCGGCGCGCTGGCTCTACTGCTCGCTCCTTTCGCTGCGCTCTACTTGATCGCACTCGACCCGCTGGAGCACGAGCCACCGTGGTTGCTCGGGCTGGCGTTCGCCTGGGGTGCGGGTGTGGCGACGCTCAGCGGCGCACTCGGCACGGCTGCACTCGAAGTCTCGACTGGAGCAACACTCGGCTTGTCGACTGAGGTGCGTGACGCGATCGGCTCGGTGGTGTTCGCACCGCTGTCGGAAGAGATCGCGAAAGGTGCTTTCGTACTCTTGCTGTTTCTCGCGGCACGGCACGAGTTCGACGATGTGGTGGACGGCATCGTCTACGGTGGATTGGCCGGCCTGGGCTTCGCGGTCGTCGAGGATTGGCTGTACTATGCGGACGAGTTCCTGCGGGGAGGGCTCGCCGGTGCTGGCAGCCTCTTTCTGGTTCGCGGCATTCTGACCGGTTTCGGCCACCCGCTCTACACGGCGTTGACCGGCCTGGGTATCGGGCTCGCAGCGCAAGCGCGTTCAGCGGCCGCCCGGTGGCTGGTGCTTCCGAGCGGGCTGCTCGTGGCCGTGCTCCTCCATGCGCTCTGGAACGGGGCGGTCACCCTCGCGCAGGCGGACGAGAGCGGCGCGCTCGCGGTCGCAGTGCTCCTCGGTTATCCAGCGGGCGTCCTGCTGCCTGGAGCGATCGGGTTGGCTGTCATTGCGTTCGTCCAAGCTCGCCGGCGCTCGCGCGACGTTCGGCGCTTTCTCGCGGAAGCGGTGCAACGCGGCCTGGCCGATCCGGAGGATCTGGAAACCGTGACCCGTCCCTGGCGTCGTCGGGGACGTCAGCTCAGCTACCTTGTGCGGTACGGTTTCCGAGCGTTCTGGCTGCGTCGGCGACTCGATATCGCGCTCGTGGATTGGGCGTACCGGTGCTGGCACCGGGCACGCGGGGAGCGTCTGCCCAGGTATCTGGCTGCCTTCGAGGCTGAAGCGCTCGAGGCCCGGATCCGTCAGCTCCGCGTACAGCTCGACGCTGCCGTTGGCCGGCCAGCTCGTTGA
- a CDS encoding OsmC family protein, with the protein MDLRTLQRPLKQRYREEPEAAQITLRAVASQFESPLRCVIETTGGTIVSEAHPGVGGPGTASCSGDLLLAALAACAQITCQMVATALGIPYRRISVAAEGDLDLLGTLGVSREVPVGFQAIRLLVDIDAPEATPEQLANLREKTEQFCVIYQTLRQPPAVTVQWSNASSQP; encoded by the coding sequence ATGGATCTACGGACTCTCCAACGCCCGCTCAAGCAGCGGTACCGGGAAGAGCCGGAAGCCGCCCAGATCACGCTGCGCGCGGTGGCCAGCCAGTTCGAGAGCCCGCTGCGCTGCGTGATCGAAACCACCGGCGGCACGATCGTCAGCGAAGCGCATCCAGGAGTCGGTGGCCCCGGCACGGCCAGCTGCTCCGGCGATCTGCTCCTGGCCGCGCTGGCTGCCTGCGCCCAGATCACCTGCCAGATGGTGGCGACCGCCCTCGGGATTCCCTATCGCCGCATCAGCGTGGCGGCCGAGGGCGATCTCGATCTGCTCGGGACGCTCGGCGTCTCCCGCGAGGTACCGGTCGGTTTCCAGGCGATCCGGCTCCTGGTCGATATCGATGCACCGGAGGCGACGCCGGAGCAGCTGGCCAACCTGCGGGAAAAGACCGAGCAGTTCTGCGTGATCTACCAGACGCTCCGCCAGCCGCCCGCCGTGACCGTCCAGTGGTCGAACGCCAGCTCTCAGCCGTAA
- a CDS encoding RraA family protein, with product MADAPLAPEVLKALQTLTTPTVANAIETFDIRPRNVGFMDARITCMFPHLGTMVGYAVTAKIRAAQPPRPGEAVPRRAMWEYILTIPEPRIVVIQDLDDPPVGSFWGEVNANIHRALGCIGTVTNGGVRDLDEVERLGFHFFASQVQVSHAYVHVVEFGTPVTVGGLTVQPGDLLHGDKHGVIQIPLEIAPELYRAAKEVEARERRIIEACQAPGFTIDRLAELYG from the coding sequence ATGGCGGACGCACCGTTGGCTCCGGAGGTGCTCAAAGCACTCCAGACGCTCACGACACCGACGGTTGCCAATGCGATCGAGACCTTCGACATCCGTCCGCGCAACGTCGGTTTCATGGATGCTCGCATCACGTGCATGTTCCCGCATCTCGGGACGATGGTCGGCTACGCGGTCACGGCGAAGATCCGGGCAGCTCAGCCCCCACGACCGGGCGAGGCCGTGCCGCGCCGCGCGATGTGGGAGTACATCCTGACGATTCCCGAGCCACGCATCGTCGTGATTCAGGATCTCGACGATCCGCCGGTCGGTTCCTTCTGGGGCGAGGTGAACGCGAACATCCACCGGGCGCTCGGCTGCATCGGAACCGTCACCAACGGCGGCGTCCGTGACCTCGACGAAGTGGAGCGTCTCGGCTTCCACTTCTTCGCGAGCCAGGTGCAGGTCTCGCACGCTTACGTGCACGTGGTGGAGTTCGGGACGCCGGTCACCGTCGGCGGGTTGACGGTACAGCCGGGCGATCTCCTGCACGGAGACAAGCACGGCGTGATTCAGATCCCGCTGGAGATCGCGCCGGAGCTGTACCGGGCCGCCAAAGAAGTCGAAGCGCGCGAGCGCCGGATTATCGAGGCCTGCCAGGCACCCGGTTTCACGATCGACCGTTTGGCGGAACTTTACGGCTGA
- a CDS encoding amidase: protein MTSFDPLALVRQNLAALGVTPAGEELEQARAEGFLATALAFHQLATGELAVEDLPDLLRDRTPLPAEIPSLPGSGPDELPDILALASRLRRGETTSRQLVEQALQRITSEDSTLNAFQLVLADQALAAAETADAELARGIDRGPLHGLPVALKDLVDVAGVSTTAGSTVLARRIAQRDATVVERLRAAGAIIVGKTRLPEFAYAGSSTNPHYGPVRNPRAPAYDTGGSSSGSAAAVGAGMVVMAIGSDTGGSIRIPATYCGLVGLKPTFGRVSLAGVFPLAWSLDHLGPITRTVADAAVSLAAIAGPDARDPRTRPAPLPDLLAAARAERLPVRVAVLCSSGGEPLADPEVRETLEPALDCLAQAGATLLPLDLPELAELRVLSAAIAQLEIAALHGPLAREWWSRYGDFFRLRLLGCFAYPNWASVVAQRLAARARDRFAANLAEHGCELLALPTTPNTAPRLGQWSPRSSWLTSPFNLLGWPAISVPAGIAANGLPVGIQLVAGPWREDLVVAAASIVERTQPGRRSA, encoded by the coding sequence GTGACGTCTTTCGATCCGCTCGCACTGGTGCGCCAGAATCTCGCCGCGCTCGGCGTGACTCCAGCCGGCGAGGAGCTCGAACAGGCACGCGCCGAGGGTTTCCTGGCAACCGCTCTCGCCTTTCACCAACTGGCGACTGGCGAGCTGGCTGTCGAGGATCTGCCTGACCTCTTACGCGACCGCACGCCGCTCCCTGCCGAGATTCCGTCTCTCCCGGGCTCCGGCCCCGATGAGCTTCCGGACATTCTCGCCCTCGCCAGCCGCCTGCGTCGGGGCGAGACGACGAGCCGGCAACTCGTCGAGCAGGCACTCCAACGGATCACCAGCGAGGACTCGACCCTGAACGCCTTCCAGCTCGTGCTCGCTGACCAGGCACTGGCCGCGGCCGAGACAGCCGACGCCGAGCTGGCTCGCGGTATCGACCGTGGCCCGCTGCATGGACTCCCGGTCGCGCTCAAAGATCTGGTGGATGTCGCCGGTGTGTCGACGACCGCTGGCTCGACCGTTCTCGCGCGACGCATCGCCCAGCGTGACGCGACAGTCGTCGAGCGACTCCGTGCAGCCGGAGCGATCATCGTCGGCAAGACGCGCCTCCCCGAGTTCGCCTACGCCGGTTCCTCCACCAATCCGCACTACGGCCCGGTACGCAATCCCCGGGCACCGGCGTACGACACTGGCGGCTCCTCCAGTGGATCGGCAGCTGCGGTCGGTGCCGGTATGGTGGTGATGGCGATCGGTTCCGATACTGGTGGATCGATCCGGATTCCCGCCACTTATTGTGGCTTGGTCGGGCTCAAGCCGACGTTCGGCCGAGTGAGCCTGGCCGGTGTCTTCCCACTCGCTTGGTCGCTCGACCATCTGGGACCGATCACGCGCACGGTGGCTGATGCGGCAGTCTCCCTCGCGGCGATCGCCGGCCCCGATGCACGGGATCCCCGGACTCGCCCGGCGCCGCTCCCGGACCTCCTCGCAGCGGCACGCGCTGAGCGACTGCCGGTTCGCGTCGCCGTTCTGTGTTCGTCCGGTGGTGAACCGCTGGCCGATCCGGAGGTTCGCGAAACGCTCGAACCAGCGCTCGACTGTCTGGCCCAGGCCGGCGCGACGCTCCTGCCGCTCGACCTGCCGGAGCTCGCGGAACTCCGTGTTCTGAGCGCAGCGATCGCCCAACTGGAGATCGCCGCGCTGCATGGCCCGTTGGCACGCGAGTGGTGGAGCCGGTACGGCGACTTCTTCCGTCTCCGCCTGCTCGGCTGCTTCGCCTACCCCAACTGGGCCTCTGTCGTCGCTCAGCGACTCGCCGCCCGCGCTCGCGATCGGTTCGCTGCCAACCTCGCCGAACACGGTTGCGAGCTCCTCGCTCTGCCCACAACTCCCAACACTGCTCCGCGGCTCGGCCAGTGGTCACCGCGCTCGAGCTGGTTGACCTCACCGTTCAATCTCCTGGGCTGGCCAGCGATCAGCGTTCCAGCCGGCATAGCAGCGAACGGCTTACCGGTCGGGATCCAGCTCGTCGCCGGGCCCTGGCGCGAGGATCTCGTCGTCGCTGCTGCCAGCATCGTCGAACGCACCCAGCCAGGACGACGGTCGGCCTAG
- a CDS encoding superoxide dismutase gives MPYELPPLPYPYDALEPYIDARTMEIHHTGHHGAYVRNVNAALEKHPELPAMPIEELLRRINEIPEDIRTAVRNNGGGHANHTIFWQIMGPNAGGEPTGDLAQAIAETFGSFQQFKERFSAAAAGVFGSGWAWLVLDQNGKLQIITRPNQDSPYMDNLYPVMGLDVWEHAYYLKYQNRRPEYIANWWNVVNWDAVAQRYREGLKR, from the coding sequence ATGCCGTACGAACTCCCACCGTTGCCGTATCCGTACGACGCGCTCGAGCCGTACATCGACGCACGGACGATGGAGATCCACCACACCGGGCACCACGGTGCCTACGTCCGCAACGTGAACGCCGCACTGGAGAAGCATCCGGAACTTCCGGCCATGCCGATCGAGGAGTTGCTGCGGCGGATCAACGAGATCCCGGAGGACATCCGGACGGCCGTCCGCAACAACGGCGGAGGCCATGCCAACCACACGATCTTCTGGCAGATCATGGGGCCGAACGCCGGTGGCGAGCCGACGGGAGACCTCGCGCAAGCGATCGCTGAGACCTTCGGGAGCTTCCAGCAGTTCAAAGAGCGGTTCTCGGCCGCTGCGGCCGGCGTGTTCGGTTCCGGCTGGGCCTGGCTGGTCCTCGACCAGAACGGCAAGCTCCAGATCATCACCCGCCCCAACCAGGACAGCCCGTACATGGACAACCTGTACCCGGTGATGGGACTCGACGTCTGGGAGCACGCCTATTATCTGAAGTATCAGAACCGGCGCCCTGAGTACATCGCCAACTGGTGGAACGTGGTCAACTGGGATGCCGTCGCCCAGCGCTACCGCGAGGGACTGAAGCGCTGA